The Microbacter sp. GSS18 genome has a segment encoding these proteins:
- a CDS encoding nitroreductase family deazaflavin-dependent oxidoreductase: protein MKRLLGFLLILVALIAIAVGAALATAIVGMRSGNRRFIRAFTKFQRDVVNPEVLKTAGDAGQPFSVIEHVGRTSGTEYETPVGARRDGDGWVVSLVYGREASWVQNLLAAGSGFLRVDGRRHRVDGFEIVPIDTAPLPEDEAKAVAFFGISEALRLHDAGEVDAAAETATDNADDASS, encoded by the coding sequence ATGAAGCGTCTCCTGGGATTCCTGCTGATACTCGTGGCGCTGATCGCGATCGCGGTCGGGGCCGCGCTCGCGACCGCGATCGTGGGCATGCGCTCCGGCAACCGCCGGTTCATCCGCGCCTTCACGAAGTTCCAGCGCGACGTGGTCAACCCCGAGGTGCTGAAGACGGCGGGCGATGCCGGGCAGCCGTTCTCGGTGATCGAGCACGTCGGGCGGACCTCCGGTACCGAGTACGAGACACCCGTGGGCGCGCGACGCGACGGCGACGGCTGGGTGGTCTCGCTCGTGTACGGGCGCGAGGCGTCGTGGGTGCAGAACCTGCTCGCCGCCGGCTCCGGCTTCCTGCGGGTGGATGGGCGGCGCCACCGCGTGGACGGGTTCGAGATCGTGCCGATCGACACCGCGCCGCTCCCCGAGGACGAGGCGAAGGCCGTGGCGTTCTTCGGCATCAGCGAGGCGCTGCGCCTGCACGACGCCGGCGAGGTCGACGCCGCAGCCGAGACGGCGACGGACAACGCGGACGACGCGTCCTCCTGA